The following coding sequences are from one Megachile rotundata isolate GNS110a chromosome 13, iyMegRotu1, whole genome shotgun sequence window:
- the mura gene encoding ring finger protein murashka isoform X1 — translation MNGPGSHQHRGLGMQGRYRAVVNGGTPTGPHSRPPAPPHARGGWHPHNQHPQHAQIPQQYTGNKEYPYRQCPPPRFHNGDCPGVGTSSGPNGKEVSYHGNVGGSSVGYKPPPQHSPQSRGPPAHFPQESVGPPANSPPLHINICGQENAMRGPLLNMSPGLGASGVDMEYRRTSQATNQLPLSPVQIQPSPPYYRQPSQDDGRKSESPSRKRRRISRNGAVSGIEVRETTPQSPTPPLHTTPPPWEFSSAPQRRSPRNHMSTRGSPTIRNRYQRYPDSFGLSYPFIPGHNPHPTIHNSHHGIHGSHHSIHNSHHNLHSSHHNMHNAHQTHPHHPPGTGHHPAQGANGPVVVDVGQVGVSGLGVAVSGEPLWHPQATGYRIPCQLHGIYTPTGAHAFAHSCQVTHHHSHYSPAHPTHPGHSLVGSIVGAASRGYPTPTGGAVAALHHAHAPPPPVHTAHYTAHHQLSQQREVELELIESHHHHRVGATAGAPLPLPHSYSPPALTQVTTPTPTPIFLSETRNSQLEMIQTRTRRSGPNVHALRRSRSSRWRATPPIPPTTYPQFLLHFLAMFSNPPLSPYSQAELSSPDSATENYEALLSLAERLGEAKPRGLTRAEVEQLPSYKFNAETHQGDQTNCVVCMCDFEALQSLRVLPCSHEFHSKCIDKWLKSNRTCPICRGDAGEYFGNAGTGSD, via the exons ATGAACGGCCCTGGAAGTCATCAGCATCGCGGCTTGGGCATGCAGGGACGTTACAGGGCCGTAGTTAACGGCGGTACCCCGACGGGGCCCCACTCGCGCCCTCCAGCGCCCCCTCACGCCCGTGGTGGATGGCACCCCCATAATCAACACCCTCAACACGCTCAGATACCACAGCAATACACCGGCAACAAGGAATACCCGTATCGACAATGTCCACCGCCACGCTTCCATAACGG GGACTGTCCCGGAGTTGGTACGTCTTCCGGACCAAACGGTAAGGAAGTTTCGTATCACGGGAACGTAGGCGGATCCAGCGTGGGGTATAAACCGCCCCCGCAGCACAGTCCGCAATCAAGAGGTCCACCGGCACATTTTCCACAAGAGTCTGTGGGTCCGCCGGCCAATTCACCGCCATTGCATATCAACATCTGCGGCCAA GAGAACGCGATGCGTGGCCCATTATTGAACATGAGTCCAGGTCTCGGAGCTAGCGGCGTCGACATGGAGTACCGTAGAACTTCTCAAG CCACGAATCAGCTACCTCTGAGTCCCGTACAAATACAGCCGTCGCCGCCGTACTACAGGCAGCCTAGTCAAGACGACGGTCGAAAG AGCGAGTCTCCATCCAGGAAACGTCGGCGAATATCTCGGAACGGTGCCGTGTCCGGAATCGAAGTTCGAGAGACAACGCCACAATCACCTACGCCACCGTTGCACACAACTCCGCCGCCATGGGAATTCTCCTCGGCGCCCCAAAGACGATCACCTCGCAATCACATGTCCACCCGCGGTAGTCCCACCATACGAAATCGTTACCAACGATATCCCGACTCGTTTGGACTCTCTTACCCCTTCATACCCGGCCACAATCCACATCCCACCATCCACAATTCCCACCATGGGATTCACGGATCTCATCACAGTATCCACAACTCGCATCATAACCTGCATAGTTCCCACCATAACATGCATAACGCGCATCAGACGCATCCCCATCATCCACCAGGCACAGGGCACCACCCTGCCCAGGGAGCGAACGGCCCCGTGGTCGTTGACGTTGGACAAGTCGGTGTTTCCGGTTTAGGGGTTGCCGTCAGCGGAGAACCCCTCTGGCATCCTCAGGCGACAGGTTACAGAATTCCTTGTCAGCTGCACGGTATATACACACCGACTGGAGCACACGCGTTTGCGCACTCGTGTCAG GTTACCCAtcaccatagtcactactcacCGGCTCATCCGACCCACCCAGGCCACAGCCTAGTCGGTTCGATAGTTGGCGCAGCGTCCAGAGGATACCCAACGCCAACCGGAGGTGCTGTGGCGGCTCTTCATCATGCTCACGCACCTCCACCACCCGTCCATACTGCTCATTATACTGCGCATCATCAACTCTCACAACAG CGAGAAGTTGAACTAGAGTTAATAGAATCCCATCATCATCACCGAGTAGGAGCCACAGCCGGTGCCCCATTACCATTGCCGCACTCGTATTCACCGCCAGCTCTCACTCAAGTCACCACTCCGACTCCTACACCCATATTCCTGTCAGAAACGAGAAACAGTCAATTGGAAATGATTCAGACGAGAACTCGGCGTTCAGGACCGAACGTTCACGCGCTCAGACGATCAAGGTCGAGTAGATGGAGAGCTACACCTCCGATACCACCGACGACCTATCCACAGTTCTTACTACACTTCTT GGCGATGTTCAGCAACCCACCATTATCGCCGTACAGTCAAGCGGAGCTGTCCTCGCCGGATTCAGCGACCGAGAATTACGAGGCTCTGCTGTCGTTGGCCGAGAGACTAGGAGAGGCTAAGCCACGAGGATTGACCCGAGCCGAAGTCGAACAGCTGCCCTCGTACAAATTTAACGCGGAAACGCACCAGGGAGACCAAACTAACTGTGTCGTGTGCATGTGCGACTTCGAGGCTCTGCAGTCGTTGCGCGTCCTACCGTGCTCGCACGAATTCCACTCGAAATGCATCGACAAATGGCTCAAA TCGAACCGAACGTGTCCAATTTGCCGTGGCGACGCCGGAGAATATTTCGGGAACGCCGGTACGGGTAGCGACTGA
- the mura gene encoding ring finger protein murashka isoform X2, with protein sequence MTATRECYPIRDCPGVGTSSGPNGKEVSYHGNVGGSSVGYKPPPQHSPQSRGPPAHFPQESVGPPANSPPLHINICGQENAMRGPLLNMSPGLGASGVDMEYRRTSQATNQLPLSPVQIQPSPPYYRQPSQDDGRKSESPSRKRRRISRNGAVSGIEVRETTPQSPTPPLHTTPPPWEFSSAPQRRSPRNHMSTRGSPTIRNRYQRYPDSFGLSYPFIPGHNPHPTIHNSHHGIHGSHHSIHNSHHNLHSSHHNMHNAHQTHPHHPPGTGHHPAQGANGPVVVDVGQVGVSGLGVAVSGEPLWHPQATGYRIPCQLHGIYTPTGAHAFAHSCQVTHHHSHYSPAHPTHPGHSLVGSIVGAASRGYPTPTGGAVAALHHAHAPPPPVHTAHYTAHHQLSQQREVELELIESHHHHRVGATAGAPLPLPHSYSPPALTQVTTPTPTPIFLSETRNSQLEMIQTRTRRSGPNVHALRRSRSSRWRATPPIPPTTYPQFLLHFLAMFSNPPLSPYSQAELSSPDSATENYEALLSLAERLGEAKPRGLTRAEVEQLPSYKFNAETHQGDQTNCVVCMCDFEALQSLRVLPCSHEFHSKCIDKWLKSNRTCPICRGDAGEYFGNAGTGSD encoded by the exons ATGACAGCGACGCGGGAGTGTTACCCCATACG GGACTGTCCCGGAGTTGGTACGTCTTCCGGACCAAACGGTAAGGAAGTTTCGTATCACGGGAACGTAGGCGGATCCAGCGTGGGGTATAAACCGCCCCCGCAGCACAGTCCGCAATCAAGAGGTCCACCGGCACATTTTCCACAAGAGTCTGTGGGTCCGCCGGCCAATTCACCGCCATTGCATATCAACATCTGCGGCCAA GAGAACGCGATGCGTGGCCCATTATTGAACATGAGTCCAGGTCTCGGAGCTAGCGGCGTCGACATGGAGTACCGTAGAACTTCTCAAG CCACGAATCAGCTACCTCTGAGTCCCGTACAAATACAGCCGTCGCCGCCGTACTACAGGCAGCCTAGTCAAGACGACGGTCGAAAG AGCGAGTCTCCATCCAGGAAACGTCGGCGAATATCTCGGAACGGTGCCGTGTCCGGAATCGAAGTTCGAGAGACAACGCCACAATCACCTACGCCACCGTTGCACACAACTCCGCCGCCATGGGAATTCTCCTCGGCGCCCCAAAGACGATCACCTCGCAATCACATGTCCACCCGCGGTAGTCCCACCATACGAAATCGTTACCAACGATATCCCGACTCGTTTGGACTCTCTTACCCCTTCATACCCGGCCACAATCCACATCCCACCATCCACAATTCCCACCATGGGATTCACGGATCTCATCACAGTATCCACAACTCGCATCATAACCTGCATAGTTCCCACCATAACATGCATAACGCGCATCAGACGCATCCCCATCATCCACCAGGCACAGGGCACCACCCTGCCCAGGGAGCGAACGGCCCCGTGGTCGTTGACGTTGGACAAGTCGGTGTTTCCGGTTTAGGGGTTGCCGTCAGCGGAGAACCCCTCTGGCATCCTCAGGCGACAGGTTACAGAATTCCTTGTCAGCTGCACGGTATATACACACCGACTGGAGCACACGCGTTTGCGCACTCGTGTCAG GTTACCCAtcaccatagtcactactcacCGGCTCATCCGACCCACCCAGGCCACAGCCTAGTCGGTTCGATAGTTGGCGCAGCGTCCAGAGGATACCCAACGCCAACCGGAGGTGCTGTGGCGGCTCTTCATCATGCTCACGCACCTCCACCACCCGTCCATACTGCTCATTATACTGCGCATCATCAACTCTCACAACAG CGAGAAGTTGAACTAGAGTTAATAGAATCCCATCATCATCACCGAGTAGGAGCCACAGCCGGTGCCCCATTACCATTGCCGCACTCGTATTCACCGCCAGCTCTCACTCAAGTCACCACTCCGACTCCTACACCCATATTCCTGTCAGAAACGAGAAACAGTCAATTGGAAATGATTCAGACGAGAACTCGGCGTTCAGGACCGAACGTTCACGCGCTCAGACGATCAAGGTCGAGTAGATGGAGAGCTACACCTCCGATACCACCGACGACCTATCCACAGTTCTTACTACACTTCTT GGCGATGTTCAGCAACCCACCATTATCGCCGTACAGTCAAGCGGAGCTGTCCTCGCCGGATTCAGCGACCGAGAATTACGAGGCTCTGCTGTCGTTGGCCGAGAGACTAGGAGAGGCTAAGCCACGAGGATTGACCCGAGCCGAAGTCGAACAGCTGCCCTCGTACAAATTTAACGCGGAAACGCACCAGGGAGACCAAACTAACTGTGTCGTGTGCATGTGCGACTTCGAGGCTCTGCAGTCGTTGCGCGTCCTACCGTGCTCGCACGAATTCCACTCGAAATGCATCGACAAATGGCTCAAA TCGAACCGAACGTGTCCAATTTGCCGTGGCGACGCCGGAGAATATTTCGGGAACGCCGGTACGGGTAGCGACTGA